The Lolium rigidum isolate FL_2022 chromosome 1, APGP_CSIRO_Lrig_0.1, whole genome shotgun sequence region GTCCAGCGTGTGTTCCTGTCAATTTTTGTCACTCGATCAATCTGATAGTCTTTGATCTAGCCATATCGGTTGCGGCAGCAACAGATTCCTTGTCGATCTACACACAACGCATTTCATACTGGGGGGGATTCACTAATAAACTTGTATACCGCACCTGCTTTATATCCAGCCTAATACTTTAGTAATTTTGACACAAATTTATTGACCAAGAGGTGCAAATTTGTAACGGCATACACCAATTTTCAGTATTACAGCGTTGATCTAGTAGAGGAAACCATCTTATTAATACTGTGCTAGGATGCAATTTTGTTGTGGTTTAGGTATGCTTCCCCAAGGGATGTTgctcacatgaccactgttcACAAGTCATGACTAAATCAGCCCACGCAGCACCTCCTTGGTCTAAACACAACGAAAATCACGACTTGCTTATGTTTAGAGGAATTGAACAAGTATATGTTTCATATCTGGAGGTCTACCCCAATTGGCTGCTCTTCCTAGTACCTACTTGTTCCACCTGACATCTCATTTTGCGTTATGCATGTAGACTCAAAGCTTTACTGAAGTGTCTGCCAGTTGAAACGTCACAAGCAGTGGACGAGCTTCTAAAAATATCTGTGCGGTTCGAAGAGAAGATCTACACTGCAGCGACCAGCCAGGTAATTTAACCTATCTGTGCTACCTTTCCCTAGAGCACAAACTCTTAGCTATGCGGGGTCAAACAGGGTTTATGGGCTAATAATAGAGAAGAACTGTCTTCAATACTGCTGAAGATTTTTATGCCATGTTTAAGTACCGTGAGAAGTTTCTCTTTTTATTGAGGGGCCTTGGGTGACTTTTTTTGCTCTCCAGCTGCCAACATTTTCTTTACATTCTCTTGGGAACATATCCTGATTTCCTCATGCTTGGGAACAAATaccattttttctatggtgccgTGACTTGAGCTGGGGCCATGGGTGTACCAACGCCCACATTTAAACCATTTGAGGACATCCCAGCTATTTTAGCATTTTCACACTTGGTATACATGCAAATAGTATGTAAATAAGGTAACAataatctattctgttatgttatATACATGTTAGCCCAAGCGCTGATCATCATCTTGGTTTTTATCGATCAAATTTTTAATCTTGTAGTGTCGCACCTTGAGTTCCTTCAGTCAGTTAATTTCCaattcatgtttttgtgccacatGTCCATGCATCCTAAATTATTATATATGAAGTAGAACTACCCAAGTCCTTGTGATATGTGATGATATAAAATCCTTATCTCGGACCACGAAAAAACAAGACCTTAATCACTTCTTCCCTCTGTTTGAAAGGGCTTAACATTTAATTGCATCTACTCCAGTCTGGTTAAACAAATCAAATGGATTTATATATGCTGCGGTGTAACATATCATTATTTATAGCCATCTGACTTTTTGTGGCAGAACAATTCCTTTTCGTGTTGGAGGGTCTTCATCATATTGCCTGACTCAATGTCACTATCTTGATTTGGATTTTCTGTGCATATCCCTTATTTTCTGCATGTGTTTTCTGCTTAGATGATTTTTTTTATGATTACGATTCAAATGCTAAAAGCTGAAGCACCTTCTCGACAGTTCTAAGCTGCTAATCACACCAGAACTGTTGGTTGCTAGCCACTATTACTCTATTAGTAATTTGTTATAAAACTTCACATTGTTTTCTTTGTATTACTCAGCCTGATTATATGAGGAAGATTTCTCTGAAGATGCTCGGTATGGAAATGAAGACACAACCGGCTCGTGGAAATGCTCAAGTAAATCCAAATCAATACAACACCAATCAAGGTACAGTAAACTGACTGTTGCACATTTTATCATCTTTGCCTGGATGGCAATTTTTTGTATTGCATCAAGTGCTGAGATAATGCGCTTTATTTCATTAAATCAACCTCCACCCTCTCCGGCATCATGTATGAAAATTTTGTTTCTCTTATGTGTCATGTATCCGTAGTTATTGAACCCGGAGTGGTTATTGTCATGGTAAGTGCTTCAGTTCAGTGGTCCAACCTGTTGGTTCAATAAAATATTATTGCATACTATTCTTTCTGTTTGTACAGCAGAAACAATGTTAAGTGTGAATATTACAATAGTAAGTTTTCACATGTACTTTGTAAATCCATGGTATGCACTTATTTTCCTCATTGTTCTTATGTCATCTTCCTGTTGTGTCCTCACTTTGCATGTGTTAAACTTGACCTGAATACAAGAGTGAATGTTAGTTTGTTACTGCAAAGCCACATGTATATTGTTATTTAGACTGCATAATCACTGCCCTATCTTCATATTGCAGGATGACTTAGACGATCATGTTGATGGTACAAACTCGAGTGTCCAGGTTGTATTTCAAACCTTTTTTTTCTGTGCCTTACCTTGACCTTAAAAATAGTTTTATCACTATTTAATATTAATAATTTCAAGCTTTGCACAAATTGAATTTTAACAACGAACCCATTCTTATTCAGTTTCTGCAAAAGAGGCTTGCGGTTCTGAACAATTGCGCCAAGGGTGGCTGTTGCTATGTGTCGTCGCTGTAGTGATTCTTGTGCTCATTGTCTGGCTTTCGAGAAGTTCCTACAAACTTTGCCCCAGCTCAAATCAGTTCAGTGTAGAAACATTTAAAGATAAGATGATTACTTCCATTTTGCCTCCATCTTTTTGCGAGAATTGATATATATATACTATATAGGCGGTGGATACATTGGGTATGTGTAACTCATGTATATGTAACTTGAGTATGCATACCTTTGGTATGTATAAGCTGAGTATATGTAATATGTATGCCCTTGGGCCTTGGGTATGTATAATTCAAAGCAAATCCTACATATTTGGGGTATGGTGCCCAGAGGCTGCATGATACATGTGGGTGTAACTATATCTAGAAGTAGGAAGTATTTAACTTACTCCTACTATATATAAACGGTCCATTAAAATAATTTGTACAAGATGATGTATCTGTTTTTAATCTTTTTTCTCTCCTTTTGTAAGGCCATATCCAACGTGCGGACGCGATGCATCCCCGGGCATCCGGATGGGTCGTGGCGGACAAAAATGCGGCACAATGCGGGAACgcaagcaaaaaaaaattgtccGCCAGCAAAAAAAATTGTCCACCGCGACCCAAAGCCTGCCCAGCCCAATGCATGGACGACCCAAAGCCTGCCTGAATCTGGGTTTGCTTTGCATAACTGCGCATGctgctcgcgtcctcccttgtcctccCCTGGCCCGCTAGTTGGACTCCCAACTGCACCGTCTTTCCTAAATCCTCCCCTCCACTCCGCCACCTCCCCTCAAGCCGCGATTTACCACCGTACCTAATGTTGGCCGCTAACGTCGTGACGCTGCCCGGGTTGGGTACTATTCGCTGGCGGCTGGAGGTGGTTTTGCCGCTATCGAAGCAGCTGCAATTGAGGTCCCACCCTTGGAGAAGCAGCTGCAGCTGAGGTCACTATCGATTTCGTTCACGACGATTCACAAGTCCTTTCCCCACAACGACTCCTCAGAGGGTGAGATTCCTGTGTTGTGCTGCTTGGCCGCATCGCCGGCCGTGAAGTGCTTTGTCCACAGGTCGCGTTGGTCCACCGTGGCTTCCGCCGCCCGCATGGTGTTGGAAGAAATGGACAACTTGTCGCCGTTTTGTCtgcagatcatggtggacagcggagATGAGTTCTTCTTCAAGAACATCATCAATAGTCCGCTGATGACTTGctgaagaccgatgcgttgctcatTCATGAGCACAATGTCGCGCAGATTCCCAGGTAGTGTGGCTCGGTAAAGGAACGTGCCACTGCGTTGGATCGGAAAAGAGAAGCCGGCCACGAGCTGCTGTTCGGTGACTACTTCCACCACACGAAGGCAATTTACACGCCGGTTATGTTTCGCCCTCGGTTCCGGATGTCAAGACCATTGTTCGAACGACTCATGGATGGAGTCAAGGTCTACGACAACTATTTTGTGAGCTTGTCTTCTTACAAGAAGTGCACAACAACGATTAGGATGCTTGCATATGGCATTGCCGGTGATCTGGTAGATGAGCATGTGCGGATGAGCGAGTCCAGCTACCTCGAATCAATGTACATGTTCTGTAGAGCAGTGGTTGGTGTGTTCGGTGGAGAATACTTGAGGCAACCAACTGCATCGAACATAACCCGTTTtttgtcaatcaacgcttccaaGGGCTTCTAGAAGAACTGCCCATTTGGTTGGCATAGTACAAGGGACATTCTGAGTGATGTGTTGTCATACTTGAAGTCGTCGCTTCACATGAactatggatttggcactcatttttTGGAATGACTGGCTtccataaagatataaaggcgtTCGagtgctctccggtgtttgataggctcgcATATTGCGAGTCTCCTGATGTCCAGTTTGAGATCAGTGGTCACCAATACAACAagaggtactatctagctgatgacaTCTATCCACCTTGAGCTATGCTCGTGAAGATAATCCGGCGTCCCAACATCGAGAAACGGAAGGTTTGCTAAAGAGAAAGAAGCGGCTAGGAAAGATATCGAGCGGCCGTTTGGTGTCCTCCAAACTCGTTGGGCTATTGTCTAGCACCCTGCTCCAACATGGAGTGTTTAAACCATGtaagaggtgatgaccgcttgtgtgatcatgcacaatatgATTGTTGAGCAAGAGCGGAATGATTTCCCATTTGACAATGATTGGGAAGGCCGAGGAGAGTTGGTTCAACCTCAGGGTGGTTGGGCAACGTTCCAGTATATCCTCCATTTGCATATCAAAATTAGCGATCAAACAGTTCACAATCAGCTACAAACTGATTTGATTGAGCACATATGGACATATGTTGGCAACAATGTCGAGAACAATGAAGAAAACCCTGCATAGGCCATTTTGTATCATTTGACGTTTCATGTAATTTACATActatgttactccctccgtcccagttcacagggcttacgcgtatccctaggtcgtaaatttgacgatgataatacaacatatgtattacaaaatatatatcattagaaagcttaaatgataatacaacatatgtattacaaaatatatatcattagaaagcttaaATGTTCTACTTTCCAATGATACAGTTTTTAtattataaaaataatattatgttggtcaaattAACAATCTAGGGATATgcgcaagccctatgaactgagacggagggagtatttaattaTTGGACAATTTTTTTTGTAATAAACTTTGAATCGTTATGTGTATTTTTCCTATTTATAAAAACTATTTGTGTCCCCAGTGTGCCAAATAGTTGGCTTGCCAAATAAAATTATGAGAGAATTTCACCTTTTACCCTCTAATTACGTATTTGTGACACTAATTATCCCACCGAGTGAAATTCGTGTAGATTAGCCATTTTAAATAATTTGAACCCTTGTTTTCTGATGTGTGTCCATTGAGTAAGGTGTTAGGTGATGATGGGGGTCCAAAAAGAACAAGACGATAGTGAGGAATGTGATATATGGATTAAAGAAGTTTGGGCATAATCAACCATGAGGCCCTCCGATAGTTACATATTTTGTCGCTCCACATCGATCTATCATGCCTATCCTATCTTACCATAACGAGCAACAATGATAAATTTGGGCTAAACCATGTTTGAAGTCTCCTAAATGGGCTATTTGGTAGAAGTTCCACTAAATtgggtaatatgtgtcacaaatgcgtAACTACAGAATAAGAAATGGAATTCACTCTAAAATTATTTGGGCTCGTGCCGCCAAATGGGTGGCCATGTTGGTGGAGCATGTGACCCAAACGAGCAGGCGGCCCCTCCCACTTCCGAGCTGCCACCCAAACGGACCAAATAGGACACAAAAGGTGTCCTATTTGACAAGTCGCGTTGGAGATGACCTAAATTTTTAAATGAGATTGCTACAAATACACATTGTAAAATAAAATATTGATGCAAATACACAGCACAGTTCTcctgttttctaaaaaaaatgctGTGAAGAAGTTGTGCACGAATATGCAAGAAATATACCATGACGATATACTACAATTTCACCAAAAAAATAATATGCATCTGGTGCCGTCGTTGGCAGGCTTCCTGCCTccgcagctgaggaggacgcgattgcagcagcgtggcaggagcagcagtgcgacactgttgcggcgttcgacgcctcgacgggacaagaggcgcgacggcgccggtagcaggaggagatggagcagcggtgggctgatgagcgccggcgccagcgcgatgagcggcaggcgctgtaccgtgaacggcgtgagtcgatcgagcgccggcggcgtgagtcgatcgagcgccagcagcaagtgatggcggaggagcgtcggcagcgggaggcggcgctgacggcgctatgggggaggcgggcggaccagttggcggcggaggccgacgcgtttgcggcggcgatgatggaggcgccaacagatgtggaggaggaggcaccaatggaggagcaggaggctgaggcggaggagaccgaggtggaggaggacgacgacgagttcgagtggtccgacgatgacgggccgcacccggacgagacggccgatcagcaacgcgccctcgtcgagggaaggagtcgaagaagaagctccaggacgacgcccgtacccgcgaagaggcgcagattcgccgcgccatcgagctctccctccaggcggcgcagcaggggacggcggaggacgcgcggcgggagcggcaccgtctggccactGCCGAACGCAAGggtaggaggcgcgcgcaggaggagctgcggcgtaggggaggctacgacggggcggggccatcgaaccgccgggcggtcagtagtctaggtttagatgaaatctagccgttttcattcaaactttgtaatatataatcaaaattgaatgaatttttttattttcgtgcacaaatattcatttggggcagACGTTTGGagaacgcggctggggagcgacgtcccccaagcgcggcacgaataaaacacgtcccccaaacgctcgatccggcgcgatttgggggacggtttgaggaggcgactggagatgctcttatagatattatagatagaaTATATGCTGTGAGTTCAAATGGATACCAAGAAACACATCATGTGCCTCAAGACCTCGATCAAGGAGAGTCATGACAATATATACAATTTACGTCGTGCAGTGTAATTTGAAAACAGGTTTAGTCAAACAAAGCAGCTTTTGATCAATGCGATCTCGAGAAGATGCATGTGCACACCACATGTGCGGCGCAGGATATGTGTAGCAGCACGAGAGCTAATGCTGATATGCGTCGATGGAGGTAACATTGCAAAGAACTAGTTTGTAGCACCaattgttaggatgatctccacgtGATCGACCTCAACGGATCGATCACGAGCCCTTTGACCTCGTCCGTGTCCTGATCGGGGGCGCTCAACCGCAtctctggttggtgggcccctgtcgccgcgCTATATAGAGAGGTGGGGGCCGGACGCACGCGGTATGAGGTTCACCGACGCGCTGCTTGCCCCACCGATATCCCTATCGATCTAGGGTTCTAGCGCGTGCCGACAGGAAGCTCTGCCACCGCCGCCACTGCACGCTCACGCTACTTGTGCCGTCGCCATGGACAAcggctcgagctcctcctcgaagggagaaggtaTGCCTCCCATTCTTCTCGTTCTCTCTCAGATACGAAGTGATACAACATAGACACATTACCTACTGGCATTAGATGTACGCTAGTCGTTCCTAGAAtataacattggtatcagagcacagTCTAGCATTGTAGATCTTTTGTTTCGGTTAGAAAAGAAATTCAACAACAACCTTAGATCGTCCCGTACACCATactgcaaaagaaaagaaaaggtcaCCGACCAGGCCATCGGGCTCGCCGGCAAAGTCCGTGCCGCCCCACTCGATCCCGATGCGCATCGGCATGCCGAGGCATCGGGAAGAAGGCCTACTCCACTTGCGCAAGCGAGACGGAGCAAAGAAAATAAATTTCTCACCGGCTTACCgtgcggctgctgctgctcgaCGCCGACAAAGAAACCTAGCACCGCCGCTGAGCCGTTTGATGTCGGTGCGCCCACCGGGCGCACGCGATGGCAAAAGGGCCAGAGGGGTGCCGGCGCGTCCTCTCTCCGCCGTGCCCGGTCGTCAGGATCTGGTGGTGGAGATATAGACAAAAAGAAAAAGGGAGGCTGCTGCGGTGCGAGCGGGGTGCGGTTGCGTGCTGCCTTCGACGGCGAGCCGCCGGGCTGCACGAGCGCGCGGGAGGAGAAACCTCTCCGCCGCCGCTTCCGCACACAGACAGCCACGGAGAGCGGGTCGGGGGGGAAAAGACACCTCGGGTTAGGGTTTGGCCGTTGGCCGGCTTTTATACGATGCAAAACAAAAGGGGAACCGTTGGATGGATCCGACGGCCAGAAAAGCTTGCCGCGTGGGCACCGTAGCCGGGCCGCGTCGGCGCC contains the following coding sequences:
- the LOC124681862 gene encoding mediator of RNA polymerase II transcription subunit 15a-like; its protein translation is MDAQPLQESNPPAGVDRNAPAAAGDDWRAQLHPEARSRIANRILKALLKCLPVETSQAVDELLKISVRFEEKIYTAATSQPDYMRKISLKMLGMEMKTQPARGNAQVNPNQYNTNQG